From the genome of Streptomyces sp. NBC_01317, one region includes:
- a CDS encoding class I SAM-dependent methyltransferase: protein MRAHPIDRPADLHTVRESYDQVADNYVHMVLTTGIGDIRGHPWLKASIDAFADTVSGLGPVLDVGCGPGTVTGYLAERGLDVSGVDLSPRMIENARRLYPQCRFDVASATELDLGEASLGGVLGWWSLFNLPRDVLPQVLAHFARALKPGGHFITATHVGDEDALRTEAYGGVPVRWTTHKWRPEQLVSLIEQAGLHPVAELRLPADEHTGPGVVVMAKRTPPAPHAAAAAAAPR from the coding sequence ATGCGCGCACACCCCATCGACCGCCCGGCCGATCTCCACACGGTCCGTGAGTCCTACGACCAAGTGGCGGACAACTACGTCCACATGGTGCTGACAACGGGGATCGGTGACATCCGCGGACATCCCTGGCTCAAGGCGTCGATCGACGCCTTCGCCGACACCGTGAGCGGGCTCGGACCCGTTCTGGACGTCGGCTGCGGACCCGGAACGGTGACCGGCTACCTCGCCGAACGCGGACTCGACGTCTCCGGGGTCGACCTCTCCCCCCGCATGATCGAGAACGCGCGACGCCTCTATCCCCAGTGCCGCTTCGACGTCGCCTCCGCCACCGAACTCGACCTCGGCGAAGCGTCCCTGGGCGGCGTGCTCGGGTGGTGGTCCCTGTTCAACCTCCCCCGCGACGTCCTCCCCCAGGTCCTCGCCCACTTCGCCCGCGCCCTGAAGCCGGGCGGCCACTTCATCACCGCGACGCACGTCGGCGACGAGGACGCGCTGCGGACCGAGGCCTACGGAGGCGTACCGGTCCGCTGGACGACCCACAAATGGCGCCCGGAACAACTCGTGTCCCTGATCGAACAGGCCGGCCTCCACCCGGTCGCCGAACTCCGCCTCCCCGCCGACGAGCACACGGGCCCGGGCGTGGTCGTCATGGCCAAGCGAACCCCTCCCGCTCCGCACGCTGCCGCAGCCGCTGCCGCGCCCAGGTGA
- a CDS encoding DUF4304 domain-containing protein yields the protein MNPLDTLIARHVAPVAKAAGFTKKGRTFRLAGANGDHLLMHFDTHAVDPARHVFDVTFWIVPLPYWEFLNRQYANPPAPEAGGALATCPVIPPPGVAHEPEEEMPFRSRWAFTEPGTRDLCGRELARVLAEETLPLVTRLLDRRTLLEQTRSNPNGELVRLRGAAQSEIVLRVDSDPLAEVTALVDKAETDGGFPPFVTWARQRLRQRAEREGFAWP from the coding sequence ATGAACCCCCTGGACACCCTGATCGCGCGGCATGTCGCACCGGTCGCCAAGGCGGCCGGCTTCACGAAGAAGGGCAGGACTTTCCGCCTGGCCGGGGCCAATGGCGATCACCTGCTGATGCACTTCGACACCCACGCGGTCGACCCGGCTCGGCACGTCTTCGACGTCACCTTCTGGATCGTCCCGCTGCCCTACTGGGAGTTCCTTAATCGGCAGTACGCGAACCCGCCCGCTCCCGAGGCCGGCGGCGCGCTCGCGACCTGTCCCGTGATCCCGCCGCCCGGTGTCGCCCACGAGCCCGAGGAGGAGATGCCGTTCCGGTCCCGCTGGGCTTTCACGGAACCGGGGACGCGGGATCTGTGCGGACGTGAACTGGCCCGCGTTCTGGCCGAGGAGACGCTTCCCCTGGTGACGCGCCTGCTCGACCGCAGGACCCTTCTGGAGCAGACCCGGAGCAATCCGAACGGCGAGTTGGTGAGGCTGCGGGGTGCGGCACAGAGCGAGATAGTGCTGCGCGTCGACAGCGATCCGCTCGCCGAAGTCACCGCTCTCGTCGACAAGGCCGAGACGGACGGCGGTTTTCCGCCCTTCGTCACCTGGGCGCGGCAGCGGCTGCGGCAGCGTGCGGAGCGGGAGGGGTTCGCTTGGCCATGA
- a CDS encoding winged helix-turn-helix transcriptional regulator: MRSYGQYCSIARGLDVIGDRWTLLIVRELLLRGPCRFTDVRNGLPGIATNLLSTRLKELEAAGLITREDAPPPVATALYHLTEAGLALQPVLKAIGLWGLRFMTDERPDDAFQAQWLAYAPAWFTTDARPDGPPAVIQLVADGELAVIELRDGHVHTRLGRATDPDLTLEGPPRAVLGLLTGKIDLDLATQLGLSATGHRDLLTRLRPVVEEGERRT; the protein is encoded by the coding sequence ATGCGGAGTTATGGCCAGTACTGCTCGATAGCCCGGGGTCTCGACGTCATCGGGGACCGCTGGACGCTGCTGATCGTCCGGGAACTGCTGCTGCGAGGCCCGTGCCGGTTCACGGACGTCAGGAACGGCCTGCCGGGCATCGCGACGAACCTGCTGTCGACCCGCCTCAAGGAACTCGAAGCGGCAGGGCTGATCACCCGCGAGGACGCGCCACCGCCCGTCGCCACCGCTCTCTACCACCTCACCGAGGCCGGCCTGGCACTCCAGCCGGTCCTCAAGGCGATCGGGCTGTGGGGGCTGCGCTTCATGACCGACGAACGCCCCGACGACGCGTTCCAGGCACAGTGGCTGGCCTACGCCCCGGCGTGGTTCACCACCGACGCGCGGCCGGACGGCCCGCCCGCCGTCATCCAGCTCGTCGCGGACGGCGAACTGGCCGTCATCGAGCTGCGGGACGGCCACGTCCACACCCGTCTCGGCCGCGCCACCGACCCGGACCTCACCCTGGAAGGACCACCCCGCGCGGTCCTCGGCCTCCTGACAGGCAAGATCGACCTCGACCTCGCCACCCAACTGGGCCTGTCCGCCACGGGCCACCGCGACCTGCTCACCCGCCTGCGCCCGGTCGTAGAGGAGGGTGAGCGGCGGACATGA
- a CDS encoding MFS transporter, with amino-acid sequence MTRTPSKPLVLVALLLAAFVINLDTTLVNVALPTLTRELGATDSQLQWVVDAYNLVFAALLLTSGSLSDRFGRKGMLMAGLLVFGVASFVGGFATTPAELITARAVMGLGAAMTFPATLALLTGVFTSRKERALSIGLWGATAGVAIALGPIVGGFLLEHYSWGSIFYTLGPVSLAVIVLVALYVPRSRSQVAHRLDYLGLVLSAGFMGLLVYTIIEAPTRGWTSAATLAGFAGSVMLLTVFILGERHVAEPMLDVRLFKDMRFTAASVSVTISFFTLFGFIFLITQYFQFIRAYSPLSTGVHLLPVAVSVAVGSTFGTRLAVRVGTKVIVTAGLALQAAFYFWVASDISPTLSYGIIAAQMVVFGLGMGLTSAPATESIMGAVAGDQAGVGSAVNDSTRLLGGTLGVAVIGSVYATQYDSRLNSTLPASLPPGPTDLAHQSVGAAFGVAGRLAAQGRDALGGTVRQAATGAFDHGLTTGCLVAAFVAVAGALLAAVFLPAQPAPHQGEIPGPPEADARPGGSGTTM; translated from the coding sequence ATGACTCGTACGCCGTCCAAACCGCTCGTGCTCGTCGCCCTCCTCCTCGCCGCGTTCGTGATCAACCTCGACACGACCCTGGTCAACGTGGCGCTGCCGACCCTCACGCGCGAGCTGGGCGCCACCGACTCGCAGTTGCAGTGGGTCGTGGACGCCTACAACCTCGTGTTCGCCGCCCTGCTGCTGACCTCGGGGAGCCTGTCGGACCGCTTCGGCCGCAAAGGCATGCTCATGGCCGGCCTGCTGGTGTTCGGAGTGGCCAGCTTCGTCGGCGGATTCGCCACCACCCCCGCCGAGCTGATCACCGCCCGCGCCGTCATGGGCCTGGGTGCCGCGATGACCTTCCCCGCCACCCTCGCCCTGCTCACCGGCGTCTTCACCAGCCGCAAGGAACGCGCCCTGTCCATCGGCCTGTGGGGCGCGACCGCCGGCGTCGCCATCGCGCTCGGGCCGATCGTGGGCGGCTTCCTCCTGGAGCACTACAGCTGGGGAAGCATCTTCTACACCCTCGGCCCGGTCTCCCTGGCCGTCATCGTCCTGGTGGCGTTGTACGTACCCAGGTCGAGGAGCCAGGTCGCCCACCGCCTGGACTACCTGGGCCTCGTCCTGTCCGCCGGCTTCATGGGGCTCCTCGTCTACACCATCATCGAGGCCCCGACCCGCGGCTGGACCTCGGCCGCCACCCTCGCCGGCTTCGCGGGCTCCGTGATGCTCCTGACCGTGTTCATCCTGGGCGAGCGCCACGTCGCGGAACCCATGCTCGACGTACGGCTCTTCAAGGACATGCGCTTCACCGCCGCCAGCGTCTCGGTCACGATCTCGTTCTTCACCCTGTTCGGATTCATCTTCCTGATCACGCAGTACTTCCAGTTCATCCGCGCCTACAGCCCCCTGTCCACCGGCGTCCACCTGCTGCCCGTCGCGGTGTCCGTCGCCGTCGGATCGACCTTCGGAACACGCCTCGCCGTACGCGTCGGCACCAAGGTCATCGTCACCGCCGGGCTCGCCCTCCAGGCCGCCTTCTACTTCTGGGTCGCCAGCGACATCTCCCCGACCCTCAGCTACGGCATCATCGCCGCCCAGATGGTCGTCTTCGGCCTGGGCATGGGCCTGACCTCCGCCCCCGCCACCGAATCCATCATGGGCGCCGTCGCCGGGGACCAGGCCGGCGTCGGCTCCGCCGTCAACGACTCCACCCGGCTGCTCGGCGGAACCCTCGGCGTCGCGGTCATCGGCAGCGTCTATGCCACCCAGTACGACTCCCGGCTCAACAGCACCCTCCCCGCGTCCCTGCCGCCCGGACCGACCGACCTCGCCCACCAGTCCGTCGGAGCCGCCTTCGGCGTGGCCGGCCGGCTCGCCGCGCAAGGCCGGGACGCCCTGGGCGGGACCGTACGACAGGCCGCCACCGGAGCCTTCGACCACGGCCTGACCACCGGCTGCCTCGTGGCCGCCTTCGTCGCCGTCGCGGGCGCCCTGCTCGCCGCTGTCTTCCTGCCCGCACAGCCCGCACCGCATCAAGGAGAAATCCCCGGTCCCCCCGAGGCCGACGCGCGTCCCGGGGGCTCAGGAACAACCATGTGA
- a CDS encoding ketopantoate reductase family protein: MKTLVVGAGAVGGFVGARLLQAGRDADLLVRPRRAGQLRERGLRILDGDRAEVVSARPVTADSLEEPYDLVLLSVKPDALAAAMDDIAPAVGPGTALVPFLNGIAHLEVLTGRFGTAVLGGTLRVATELGPDGDIRQYAPGGQIEIGELDGRTSSRVDEVAATLGVPDFTVTVTADVVGAMWRKWVMIATVGAITSLARGGVGDVVAVTGGTEFATATLDEAASVAAAAGHGLDETARTALRGLVTAAGSPMTSSLSRELAAGRPTEVENVLGDLVRRGRAAGVPVPRLEAAALALRAHNRRHAAGN; the protein is encoded by the coding sequence ATGAAGACATTGGTGGTAGGTGCCGGCGCCGTCGGTGGCTTTGTCGGAGCGCGGCTGCTCCAGGCGGGACGCGACGCGGATCTGCTGGTACGGCCCCGCCGGGCCGGGCAGCTCCGGGAGCGTGGCCTGCGCATCCTGGACGGCGACCGGGCCGAGGTGGTCAGCGCGCGACCGGTGACCGCCGACAGCCTCGAAGAGCCGTACGACCTGGTGCTGCTCTCGGTGAAGCCGGACGCGCTGGCCGCGGCCATGGACGACATCGCCCCGGCGGTCGGCCCCGGCACCGCGCTGGTCCCCTTCCTCAACGGCATCGCCCACTTGGAGGTGCTCACCGGGCGTTTCGGTACGGCGGTGCTCGGCGGCACCCTGAGGGTCGCCACGGAACTGGGCCCCGACGGGGACATCCGCCAGTACGCGCCCGGCGGGCAGATCGAGATCGGCGAACTGGACGGCCGTACGAGCAGCCGGGTGGACGAGGTGGCCGCGACCCTGGGCGTCCCGGACTTCACCGTCACCGTGACCGCCGACGTCGTCGGCGCGATGTGGCGGAAGTGGGTCATGATCGCCACCGTCGGGGCGATCACCTCGCTCGCCCGGGGCGGCGTCGGAGACGTCGTCGCCGTCACCGGCGGGACGGAGTTCGCCACCGCGACCCTCGACGAGGCGGCGTCGGTCGCCGCCGCGGCCGGCCACGGGCTGGACGAGACGGCCCGCACCGCGCTCCGCGGCCTGGTCACGGCGGCCGGATCGCCCATGACGTCGTCCCTGTCCCGCGAACTGGCCGCCGGGCGGCCGACCGAGGTCGAGAACGTCCTCGGCGACCTCGTCCGGCGGGGCCGCGCCGCCGGCGTCCCCGTACCCCGCCTGGAAGCCGCCGCCCTGGCGCTGCGCGCCCACAACCGGCGGCACGCGGCGGGGAACTGA
- a CDS encoding MFS transporter, whose product MPDADPEAPEPGGSRPAPRAGHTPPAQNKWWTLTAVCLGTFMLLLDITIVNVALPDIQRSLHASFSDLQWVVDAYSLTLAALLLTAGSLADMYGRKKLYVIGLAVFCLASLLCGLSNSSLMLQLSRGLQGIGGSIMFSVSLALLADAFRGKDRGVAFGIWGTITGLAVAIGPLLGGVLTTGLSWEWIFYVNLPIGVIAVAITVLRVADSRNPEARHPDWPGFVLFTAALSSLVYALIQSSHDSFSDPVVIACLAASVVLMTAFVVVELRVSQAMFDLSLFRKPTFTGGLIAAFGLSASLLSMLLYLVLYLQDILGFSALGAGVRLLLISVGILVMSTLSGRLSSRMPVKWLIGPGLLLIGGGLLWMRGLNASSEWTHLIPGMLMSGAGLGLVNPPLASTAVGVVQPAHAGMASGINSTFRQIGIATGIALLGTLFSSKIKSYVTDHIAAIHGVGDIGSRISTAVQSGTVTQTLDSLPAAVRAPVEHLAAAAFTSGLNELLLVGAIIALASGVISFFTIRTKDFAQQPS is encoded by the coding sequence ATGCCTGATGCCGACCCCGAGGCCCCCGAACCGGGCGGATCCCGCCCCGCTCCCCGGGCCGGGCACACCCCGCCCGCGCAGAACAAGTGGTGGACGCTGACCGCCGTCTGCCTCGGCACGTTCATGCTGCTGCTCGACATCACCATCGTGAACGTGGCGCTGCCCGACATCCAGCGGTCGCTGCACGCCAGCTTCTCCGACCTCCAGTGGGTCGTCGACGCGTACTCCCTCACGCTGGCCGCCCTGCTGCTCACGGCGGGCAGTCTCGCCGACATGTACGGCCGCAAGAAGCTCTACGTGATCGGTCTGGCGGTCTTCTGTCTCGCCTCGCTGCTGTGCGGACTCTCGAACAGTTCGCTGATGCTGCAACTGTCCCGGGGGCTCCAGGGCATCGGCGGCTCCATCATGTTCTCGGTCTCGCTGGCGCTGCTGGCGGACGCGTTCCGGGGCAAGGACCGCGGGGTCGCCTTCGGGATCTGGGGCACCATCACCGGACTGGCCGTGGCGATCGGACCGCTGCTCGGCGGTGTGCTCACTACCGGCCTGTCCTGGGAGTGGATCTTCTACGTCAACCTGCCCATCGGGGTGATCGCCGTCGCGATCACCGTGCTCAGGGTCGCCGACTCCCGCAACCCGGAGGCCCGCCACCCCGACTGGCCGGGCTTCGTCCTCTTCACCGCCGCCCTGTCGAGCCTGGTGTACGCGCTCATCCAGTCCAGCCACGACTCGTTCTCCGACCCCGTGGTCATCGCGTGCCTCGCGGCGTCGGTCGTGCTCATGACCGCGTTTGTGGTGGTCGAGCTGCGCGTCTCCCAGGCGATGTTCGACCTGTCGCTCTTCCGGAAGCCGACCTTCACCGGCGGCCTGATCGCGGCCTTCGGCCTCAGCGCCTCCCTCCTGTCGATGCTGCTCTACCTCGTGCTCTACCTCCAGGACATCCTCGGGTTCAGCGCCCTGGGGGCGGGTGTGCGGCTGTTGCTGATCTCGGTCGGCATCCTGGTGATGTCCACGCTGTCGGGGCGGCTCTCCTCCCGGATGCCGGTGAAGTGGCTGATCGGACCCGGCCTGCTGCTGATCGGCGGCGGGCTGCTGTGGATGCGGGGTCTGAACGCGTCGAGCGAGTGGACCCATCTCATCCCCGGCATGCTCATGTCCGGGGCGGGTCTGGGCCTGGTCAATCCACCGCTGGCGTCGACCGCCGTCGGGGTGGTCCAGCCGGCGCACGCGGGCATGGCGTCGGGCATCAACTCGACGTTCCGCCAGATCGGCATCGCCACCGGCATCGCGCTGCTCGGCACCCTGTTCTCCAGCAAGATCAAGTCCTACGTGACCGACCACATCGCCGCGATCCACGGCGTCGGGGACATCGGCTCCCGGATCTCCACCGCCGTCCAGTCCGGCACGGTCACCCAGACGCTCGACTCCCTGCCGGCCGCGGTCCGGGCCCCGGTCGAGCACCTCGCCGCGGCGGCCTTCACCTCGGGGCTCAACGAACTGCTTCTCGTCGGCGCGATCATCGCCCTGGCCTCCGGCGTGATCTCGTTCTTCACGATCCGTACCAAGGACTTCGCGCAGCAGCCCTCCTGA
- a CDS encoding ROK family glucokinase — MSTYRDFAHRGSARGTVLRTVGTRERRSLLTAPRVPTVGIDIGGTKVMAGVVDPDGNILEKIRTETPDKSKSPRVVEDTIVELVLDLSDRHDVHAVGIGAAGWVDADRSRVLFAPHLAWRDEPLRDAIAGRLAVPVMVDNDANTAAWAEWRFGAGRGEDHLVMITLGTGIGGAILEDGRVKRGKYGVAGEFGHMQVVPGGHRCPCGNRGCWEQYSSGNALVREARELAVADSPVAYNIIDRVKGNVHEITGPLITELAREGDAMCIELFQDIGQWLGVGIANLAAALDPSCFVIGGGVSAADDLLIGPARDAFRRHLTGRGYRPEARIVKAELGPEAGMVGAADLARLVARRFRRATRRRVERYERYERYAQAIRTSRTAPTEEPPS; from the coding sequence ATGAGCACGTACCGCGACTTCGCGCACCGCGGGTCCGCCCGTGGCACGGTCCTCAGGACCGTCGGCACCAGGGAGCGCCGCTCCCTGCTCACCGCGCCCCGCGTCCCGACCGTCGGCATCGACATCGGCGGTACGAAGGTGATGGCCGGGGTGGTCGACCCGGACGGCAACATCCTGGAGAAGATCCGGACCGAGACCCCGGACAAGTCCAAGAGCCCCCGCGTGGTCGAGGACACCATCGTGGAGCTGGTCCTCGACCTCTCCGACCGGCACGACGTGCACGCCGTCGGCATCGGCGCGGCCGGCTGGGTCGACGCAGACCGCTCGCGCGTCCTCTTCGCCCCGCACCTCGCCTGGCGCGACGAACCCCTGCGGGACGCGATCGCCGGGCGCCTCGCCGTCCCCGTGATGGTCGACAACGACGCCAACACCGCCGCCTGGGCCGAATGGCGCTTCGGCGCCGGACGCGGCGAGGACCACCTCGTCATGATCACGCTCGGCACCGGCATCGGCGGCGCGATCCTGGAGGACGGCCGGGTCAAGCGCGGCAAGTACGGCGTCGCCGGCGAGTTCGGCCACATGCAGGTCGTCCCCGGCGGCCACCGCTGCCCCTGCGGCAACCGCGGCTGCTGGGAGCAGTACAGCTCCGGCAACGCGCTCGTACGGGAGGCCAGGGAACTGGCCGTCGCCGACTCCCCGGTGGCGTACAACATCATCGACCGCGTCAAGGGCAACGTCCACGAGATCACCGGACCGCTCATCACCGAACTCGCCCGCGAGGGCGACGCCATGTGCATCGAGCTGTTCCAGGACATCGGCCAGTGGCTCGGCGTCGGCATCGCCAACCTCGCCGCCGCCCTCGACCCCTCCTGCTTCGTCATCGGCGGCGGCGTCAGCGCCGCCGACGACCTGCTCATCGGCCCGGCCCGCGACGCCTTCCGCCGCCACCTCACCGGGCGCGGCTACCGGCCCGAGGCGCGCATCGTCAAGGCCGAGCTGGGTCCCGAGGCGGGCATGGTCGGCGCCGCCGACCTCGCCAGGCTGGTGGCGCGCCGCTTCCGCCGGGCCACCCGCCGCCGCGTCGAGCGGTACGAACGCTACGAGCGGTACGCCCAGGCCATCCGTACCAGCCGTACGGCCCCGACCGAGGAACCGCCGTCATGA
- a CDS encoding ATP-binding cassette domain-containing protein: MTALVELDGVSKYYGNVRALEGISLEVHAGSISCVLGDNGAGKSTLIKIISGLHRHDAGDFLIDGGKTTLASPREALDRGIATVYQDLAVVPLMPVWRNFFLGSEPTRGAGPFKRLDVDLMRATTRAELLRMGIDLRDVDQPIGTLSGGERQCVAIARAVYFGAKVLVLDEPTAALGVKQSGVVLKYVAAARDAGLGVVLITHNPHHAFLVGDRFTLLKRGVMAGSHTKDSITLDELTRQMAGGSELEELTHELSRPAAE, from the coding sequence ATGACGGCCCTCGTCGAACTCGACGGCGTCAGCAAGTACTACGGCAACGTCCGCGCCCTCGAAGGGATCTCCCTGGAGGTCCACGCCGGCTCCATCAGCTGTGTGCTGGGCGACAACGGCGCCGGCAAGTCCACCCTCATCAAGATCATCTCAGGGCTGCACCGGCACGACGCGGGCGACTTCCTGATCGACGGCGGGAAGACCACGCTGGCATCCCCGCGCGAGGCCCTGGACCGGGGCATCGCCACCGTCTACCAGGACCTCGCCGTCGTCCCGCTGATGCCGGTCTGGCGCAACTTCTTCCTCGGCTCGGAGCCGACGCGCGGCGCCGGTCCGTTCAAACGGCTCGACGTGGACCTCATGCGCGCCACCACCCGCGCCGAGCTGCTGCGCATGGGCATCGACCTGCGCGACGTCGACCAGCCCATCGGCACCCTGTCGGGCGGCGAGCGCCAGTGCGTGGCCATCGCCCGCGCCGTGTACTTCGGCGCGAAGGTCCTCGTCCTGGACGAGCCGACCGCCGCGCTCGGGGTCAAGCAGTCCGGTGTGGTGCTCAAGTACGTGGCCGCCGCCCGGGACGCGGGCCTCGGCGTGGTCCTCATCACCCACAACCCGCACCACGCGTTCCTGGTCGGCGACCGGTTCACGCTGCTCAAGCGCGGGGTCATGGCCGGCAGCCACACCAAGGACTCGATCACCCTGGACGAGCTGACCCGCCAGATGGCGGGCGGCTCCGAGCTGGAGGAACTGACCCACGAGCTGTCCCGTCCGGCCGCGGAGTAG
- a CDS encoding ABC transporter permease, with protein sequence MTTSAPPVKDRPGGPGGPASGDERLLGASPLRKLLGRPELGAVVGALAVFLFFAVVADSFLRMSSFGTVLYAASTIGIMAVPVALLMIGGEFDLSAGVMVTSSALVTSMFSYQMTANVWVGVFVSLLVTLALGAFNGLMLTRTGLPSFIITLGTFLMLTGLNLGLTKLISGTVSTKAIGDMEGFPSAKKLFASQLTLGNIELKVTILWWIVLVAVATWILLRTRFGNWIFAVGGNADAARAVGVPVAKTRIGLYMGVAFCAWISGQHLLFSFDVVQSGEGVGNELTYIIAAVIGGCLITGGYGSAVGSAVGAFIFGMTSKGIVYAEWNPDWFKFFLGAMLLLATLLNAWVRKRAEATR encoded by the coding sequence ATGACCACGAGCGCACCCCCCGTCAAGGACCGTCCCGGCGGGCCCGGCGGACCGGCCTCCGGCGACGAACGGCTGCTGGGCGCCTCCCCGTTGCGCAAGCTCCTCGGCCGGCCCGAGCTGGGCGCCGTCGTCGGCGCCCTCGCCGTCTTCCTCTTCTTCGCGGTCGTCGCGGACTCGTTCCTGCGGATGTCCAGCTTCGGTACGGTCCTCTACGCCGCCTCCACGATCGGGATCATGGCCGTCCCGGTGGCGCTGCTCATGATCGGCGGCGAGTTCGACCTCTCCGCCGGGGTCATGGTCACCAGCTCCGCCCTGGTCACCTCGATGTTCAGCTACCAGATGACGGCGAACGTCTGGGTCGGCGTCTTCGTCTCGCTGCTGGTCACCCTCGCCCTGGGCGCCTTCAACGGCCTCATGCTGACCCGTACCGGACTCCCCAGCTTCATCATCACGCTGGGCACGTTCCTGATGCTCACCGGCCTCAACCTCGGCCTGACGAAGCTCATCAGCGGCACGGTCTCGACCAAGGCCATCGGCGACATGGAGGGCTTTCCCTCCGCCAAGAAGCTCTTCGCCTCCCAGCTGACCCTGGGGAACATCGAGCTGAAGGTCACCATCCTCTGGTGGATCGTCCTCGTCGCGGTCGCCACCTGGATCCTGCTGCGCACCCGCTTCGGCAACTGGATCTTCGCGGTCGGCGGCAACGCCGACGCCGCGCGGGCCGTCGGGGTGCCGGTCGCGAAGACCCGGATCGGCCTCTACATGGGGGTGGCGTTCTGTGCCTGGATCTCCGGCCAGCACCTGCTGTTCTCGTTCGACGTCGTGCAGTCCGGCGAGGGCGTCGGCAACGAGCTGACGTACATCATCGCGGCCGTCATCGGCGGCTGCCTGATCACCGGCGGGTACGGCTCCGCCGTCGGCTCCGCGGTCGGCGCGTTCATCTTCGGCATGACCAGCAAGGGCATCGTGTACGCGGAGTGGAACCCCGACTGGTTCAAGTTCTTCCTCGGAGCGATGCTCCTTCTGGCCACCCTGCTCAACGCCTGGGTGCGCAAGCGAGCGGAGGCGACACGATGA
- a CDS encoding substrate-binding domain-containing protein, with translation MAKVGTGVRAMGAVLAAVLGASALAGCSSTGGLRAEQRAARASAEGQAAGRAAVSTPNWTVAMVTHSGDGDTFWDIVQRGAKQAAEKDNIKFLYAHSDQGQEQAQQVQSYIDKKVDGLIVTLAKPDAMKDVLAKARKAGIPVITVNSGAEQSKAFGALSHIGQDESIAGEAVGDELDKRGKKKALCVIHEQGNVGHEQRCAGAKKTFDGSMTNLYVDGTNMPDVQASIEAKLQADPSIDTVVTLGAPFADAAVQAKKSADSKAEIDTFDLNAAVAASLKAGTLGFAVDQQPYLQGYEAVDLLWLYRYNADVLGGGRPVLTGPQIITQRDAGALAGYTDRGTR, from the coding sequence GTGGCAAAGGTCGGTACAGGAGTGCGCGCCATGGGCGCCGTACTGGCTGCGGTCCTCGGGGCCTCGGCGCTCGCGGGATGCAGCAGCACAGGCGGCCTGCGGGCCGAACAGCGGGCGGCACGGGCCTCCGCGGAGGGACAGGCCGCGGGCCGGGCCGCGGTGTCCACCCCGAACTGGACCGTCGCCATGGTCACCCACTCCGGGGACGGCGACACCTTCTGGGACATCGTCCAGAGGGGCGCCAAGCAGGCGGCGGAGAAGGACAACATCAAGTTCCTGTACGCGCACAGCGACCAGGGCCAGGAGCAGGCCCAGCAGGTCCAGTCGTACATCGACAAGAAGGTCGACGGGCTGATCGTCACGCTCGCCAAGCCCGACGCGATGAAGGACGTCCTCGCCAAGGCCCGCAAGGCCGGCATCCCCGTGATCACGGTCAACTCCGGGGCCGAGCAGTCCAAGGCGTTCGGCGCGCTGAGCCACATCGGCCAGGACGAGTCGATCGCCGGGGAGGCCGTCGGCGACGAACTGGACAAGCGCGGCAAGAAGAAGGCGCTCTGCGTCATCCACGAACAGGGCAACGTCGGCCACGAACAGCGCTGCGCCGGCGCGAAGAAGACCTTCGACGGATCGATGACCAACCTGTACGTCGACGGCACGAACATGCCCGACGTCCAGGCCTCCATCGAGGCGAAGCTCCAGGCGGACCCGTCCATCGACACCGTCGTCACCCTCGGCGCGCCCTTCGCGGACGCCGCCGTCCAGGCGAAGAAGTCCGCCGACAGCAAGGCCGAGATCGACACCTTCGACCTCAACGCCGCCGTCGCCGCCTCGCTCAAGGCCGGGACGCTCGGCTTCGCCGTCGACCAACAGCCGTACCTCCAGGGGTACGAGGCCGTGGACCTGCTCTGGCTCTACCGCTACAACGCCGACGTGCTCGGCGGCGGCCGCCCCGTCCTCACCGGACCGCAGATCATCACCCAGCGGGACGCCGGGGCACTGGCGGGCTACACCGACCGGGGTACGCGATGA